The Vescimonas coprocola genome includes a window with the following:
- a CDS encoding PSP1 domain-containing protein, whose product MTEVISVRFRGGCKTYYFDPRGVQVTAGEHVIVETAQGLEYAQCAEGNHEVPDEQVVEPFRPMVRIATDHDRRVLERNRAREKEAFDVCQKKILQHKLEMKLVRVECSFDGNKILFFFTADGRVDFRELVKDLASAFRARIELRQIGVRDEAKMLGGLGICGRPFCCAQFLDDFMPVSIKMAKTQSLSLNPTKISGTCGRLMCCLKYEQEAYEDALKRLPKNDSFVQTPDGPGNVSDVNVLKETVKVRLDEKPEAPRCYHNCEVCVLRNGKGSREGIEIPKERPARYAEERQEEFPVPAIIADFAADREEPEEGRRRSRRRRGGKGSERPAERPAEKLAEKPEEKRREGNRRRRTRSGKPGASAIKPFPPQPDAKPVSRQESQRPIEDEGPSNKRPRHRGGRRRGGQGGGTPKTEA is encoded by the coding sequence ATGACAGAAGTCATCAGTGTCCGCTTTCGAGGCGGCTGTAAGACCTATTATTTTGACCCTCGTGGCGTTCAGGTGACGGCGGGGGAGCACGTGATCGTGGAGACGGCGCAGGGGCTGGAGTATGCCCAGTGTGCCGAGGGAAACCACGAGGTGCCGGACGAGCAGGTGGTGGAGCCCTTCCGCCCCATGGTCCGCATTGCCACCGACCATGACCGCCGGGTGCTGGAGCGCAACCGGGCCAGAGAGAAGGAAGCCTTCGACGTGTGCCAGAAGAAAATCCTCCAGCACAAGCTGGAGATGAAGCTGGTGCGGGTGGAGTGCAGTTTTGACGGCAACAAGATCCTGTTCTTCTTCACCGCTGATGGCCGGGTGGACTTCCGGGAGCTGGTGAAGGATCTGGCCTCTGCCTTCCGGGCCCGCATCGAACTGCGGCAGATCGGCGTCCGGGACGAGGCAAAGATGCTGGGCGGCCTGGGGATCTGCGGCCGGCCCTTCTGCTGCGCCCAGTTTCTGGACGATTTCATGCCCGTCTCCATCAAGATGGCCAAGACCCAGAGTCTGTCTCTGAACCCCACGAAAATTTCCGGCACCTGCGGGCGGCTCATGTGCTGCCTGAAATATGAGCAGGAGGCCTATGAGGACGCACTGAAGCGTCTGCCCAAGAACGATTCCTTTGTCCAGACCCCCGACGGCCCCGGTAATGTCAGCGACGTCAACGTCCTGAAGGAGACGGTGAAGGTGCGGCTGGATGAGAAGCCGGAGGCTCCCCGGTGCTACCACAACTGCGAGGTGTGCGTCCTCCGCAACGGCAAGGGCAGCCGGGAGGGCATCGAGATCCCCAAGGAGCGGCCCGCCCGCTACGCAGAGGAGCGGCAGGAGGAATTCCCTGTCCCCGCCATCATTGCAGACTTTGCCGCCGATCGGGAGGAGCCGGAGGAGGGCCGCCGCCGCAGCCGCCGCCGCAGAGGCGGCAAGGGCAGCGAGCGTCCTGCGGAGCGTCCGGCGGAAAAGCTGGCGGAAAAGCCGGAGGAGAAGCGGCGGGAGGGCAATCGCCGCCGCCGTACCCGCAGCGGCAAGCCCGGCGCCAGCGCCATCAAGCCCTTTCCCCCCCAGCCGGATGCCAAGCCCGTGTCCCGTCAGGAGAGCCAGCGGCCCATCGAGGACGAAGGACCGAGCAACAAGCGCCCCCGGCACCGTGGAGGTCGCCGCAGAGGCGGTCAGGGTGGCGGTACGCCCAAGACGGAGGCGTGA
- a CDS encoding DNA polymerase III subunit delta', whose translation MEELIPENSTLARRIRAAASKGTLSHAAILSGSGDRMAAARYFAAALECEGEGERPCLRCRQCRKVLEDIHPDVVTVRDDGHKELPVELVRQLRQDVYIRPNDGARKVYIFADCGQLNQRDQNVLLKIVEEGPAYAAFLFCAEKAAALLPTIRSRCVEWKVAGQPETPEMEQARGLCRVLAQGKTLPAAQWLVSLENRRIKREQLQELLQDAWLLTAQALLLQAGKPEDGTLPEEAALLSRSLSSRRLEGLSALLRQYSADCAYNVGAGHVLGALCAQWERLLHATR comes from the coding sequence ATGGAAGAACTGATCCCGGAAAACAGCACACTGGCCCGGCGCATCCGTGCGGCGGCCTCCAAGGGGACGCTGAGCCACGCCGCCATTCTCTCCGGCAGCGGAGATCGCATGGCCGCCGCCCGCTACTTCGCCGCCGCACTGGAGTGCGAGGGAGAGGGGGAGCGTCCCTGCCTGCGGTGCCGCCAGTGCCGCAAGGTACTGGAGGACATCCACCCCGACGTGGTAACGGTGCGGGACGACGGACACAAGGAGCTGCCGGTGGAGCTGGTGCGCCAGCTGCGGCAGGATGTGTATATCCGCCCCAACGACGGCGCCCGGAAGGTGTATATCTTTGCCGACTGCGGCCAGCTGAACCAGCGGGATCAGAACGTGCTGCTGAAGATCGTGGAGGAGGGACCGGCCTACGCCGCCTTCCTGTTCTGCGCCGAGAAGGCGGCGGCTCTGCTGCCCACCATCCGCTCCCGCTGCGTGGAGTGGAAGGTGGCCGGACAGCCGGAGACACCGGAGATGGAGCAGGCCAGAGGGCTGTGCCGGGTGCTGGCGCAGGGAAAGACCCTCCCGGCGGCCCAGTGGCTGGTATCGCTGGAGAACCGCCGCATCAAGCGGGAGCAGCTGCAGGAGCTTTTGCAGGATGCGTGGCTCCTGACGGCGCAGGCCCTGCTGCTTCAGGCGGGGAAGCCGGAGGACGGCACCCTGCCGGAGGAGGCAGCGCTGTTGAGCCGGAGCCTCTCCTCCCGGCGGCTGGAGGGCCTGTCGGCCCTGTTGCGGCAGTACAGCGCCGACTGCGCCTATAATGTGGGGGCGGGCCATGTGCTGGGGGCGCTGTGCGCCCAGTGGGAGCGGCTGCTCCACGCCACCCGCTGA